GTTTAGAAGAGTAGTATATAAGACAGAACCTGGAAGAGTACTGTTGCGCGTTTTCTTaactgctcgcaagcgcacgatgtcaagttatagtaaaatgtaattttgggtacaagtgtcgatcccacgaggagtgtgtataaaaatgtatatcaattcttgtaattaaaatagccaagactttatctagaaaaatcaataatcagatttgtttgtttaaacgaattaattgaaagcaatgaataaattaaatcaccggattgagagataataatgagagaaaatatctagagaaatgatttcacaaagtttccacgacaatcattcacagtttaatttatattcctgaattccaatcgattaatggccaagaacacttagattgttttattccccctttcccaagtgacgaataaagtgtatctatcaacttcgattcaattattcctaattagaatctacgtttcatagataagcgcatacaatgttcttactaagcctcgctaaagttatacgccttccgaacgctataaacattcaacgatgtgtctctaatgatctataaccctagtccctctcccgagttataagattaatcaaacaacgaacaatttatggccagtaaattgcagtgcagtaaacgcagagaacacaattaaacgaaagcagaattcaatcaataaataacggtgtcaaatcatcgtttcaacagagttacgtcattctccAGAATGAgagtttagttcatcacgaaatatAAATGAACACAATGCATGTTTGAAGATTCAGACATTAAATTTACACGAAAATATAAAACGAAAGATAAAAGACAAATCCTAAGTGCCGTCTCTGCgtccagatccgtcgttcttcgtatctgTGATCGATCTTCGCGTTCCGGATCTTCGTCTCTGAGTTCTTTAGCTCTCCTAGGTATTTCTCCCGTGACGGCTGCGTCCCCCTAAATGACCTAAGAATCGCGCTTTTTATACATTTCTGGACTCGCGGCGCGCGCTATGGCGCATGAAGTGGCGCGATGGCGCGCATGGTGTTGCTCATCTGCCGAGTGCTAGCTCGCGCGGTTGCGCGAGAGTTGGCGCGATGGCGCGTCTGTCTCGGGTCTGCGCGCGCGGGTGCGCGAGATCTGGCGCTGGCGCGCGCTGCTCTCGGGTTTTCTGCTGCATCTTTGTGCGCGCGATAGCGCGTGTTTTGGCGCTGTGGCGCGCGCACCACTGGTCATTCGCTTGTATCGGTGCGCGCGAATGCGCAAGAGTtggcgcgatggcgcgcgcACCACTGTCGATCATCATGCATCTCattgcgcgcggctgcgcgtgatctcgcgcgGGCGCGCGCGAGGTTCTGTCCGAGGGTTCATGGCATTTCATTGTTCTCTTGGTTCACTTGGCTTCGTGATCGCTATTTTcaccattcctgaaatgacaacaaaaacaaaccaaaaaaacgcataattctgttcgaaacaagcatagttcaaaatggattctaatataaattaagtgcaaaacttgcacttatcaaaccccccaaacttgaacttttgctagtcccgagcaaaatagaaTAACAGCTAATAAAGAAATACGCAAATTACTAAAGTCATGGATATGCGAAAAGTGATATTGACCTCCGACTCATCTAATTTCATGTAATTCAtgatttcccaagagtcacgtgtgtgtgtgatatgtcaatgttcgtttaccccatcgaatgctcaaatagagttgtaatgcccattcgccttacagaatcaagaaatcctcagttcagttcaacttACACAACATCAACATTTGCATtcacagatcacataggactttTTCGGTGATTATTTGGCTCGAAAGATGATCAACACAAGTATGCCAAAGATGAAATCACAAAATGAGatgcttgcaagcaagtgattaGAGTCTATACTCGTTGACAatgtttttcaggtatccataagcttgatttgaacaacttttctccactagtttattggataaatgtgacaaggttaataggtcttgtaggattgtaacgttaggccacggctcacggctacaataaaaggtatggaattcaaaatttgagagaaataattgaacttcatcaacttcactcattttcattttcttttcaacCACCCTCcactttattgttttctttttattcatatccttcatttcccatattttctttttcaccacGTTTGattcacatttttttttttcttttgaacttCTTTCAACACATTaaactttttcttttcttttcaaggagtatttgaatcattacaacacccatgaacttatttctctcaaaattaggtAGGACagtaagtgtataagcttcattaggtagtCGTTGTGGGAAGTAGAATAAATACAAGGGGGCTaattgtgtgtcattgacacataccacttgattttttttagttggctcaaaatgggacactagggatatatcatgttcatttggtaggctcgaaggctcaaaacggttccaaagatcgcctaaatcattcctatgtcacatgttatccgtatttcgcctcgaaaagtgttcaaacaagttctagacttccgtcaatccattagtcaactcatacaaaccaatcacatgcaattttcaacaaaaatgatatatgaaataggtgcacgaagAAAATTTAAGCATCTCAAAAACTTCGAGTCTcaaagggctacaattgacagtaaCAAAGAAAACAGGCCCAAAGATATTGTGAAAAACCGCCTAGATCATTTCTATGTTTGTaaaagtgtcaatcaatgtcatgcaagaattACCAAAAATCAGATATCCGTCGTCTGTTTAGCATCACAGGCATAcaacttgtctctaagcaacAATAGTATCAATAAACATGACAGTGCAAAATATTTGTGACGCTTAGGTTCTCATGAACACATATAAATTTCAGGATCGCAATTAAGTTTTCATCATCGGTCACACATTTTACTTACATGACTTTTCCTAACAAATATAGAAtgcaataataaaaataataataaaaaaatcaaactaactactgtgcaaaataaaaaaaaaatcagaaaaattCTAACAAGCAATTTGttaccccccaaacttaaagtatgcattgtcctcaatgtatagaaataaagaatatgacaacacatacctcgctCCCGAATGTCAGAACTCGGGGCTCGAGTTGTTGTCCGCAGCATCTGAGTCATCCATTTCCATGGGCTGCGGCGGTGATAGATCTGGTGGTGGGTAAAATTAACAACTCAGgacgtaaaataaaataaaataataaaaacaaaatgaatgctaaagaaaataaattgtgggttgcctcccacacagcgcttggtttaacgtcatcagcccgactaTACCCATCCTGTTCATGGTGGATTGTATGCTATCTTGGATGCCTTTATTTCCACAAGCTGACCTTCAACTTCCATGGTCATCTTTCTTCGTTTCACGTCAATAATAGCTCCTGCAGTAGCCAAAAATGGTCGTCCTAAAATAGCACGAACATTCTGACTGTTCCCCGTGTCAAGCACCACAAAATCAGCTAAAAGCCTTATTTTATCAATCTtaagttcaacatcttccacaaCACCTAGCGGTGTCCTGATCGATTTATCCGCCATTTGCAAACTTAGTCCTGTGGGTTTGATCACACTCAGTCCAAGTTTCTCGTAGAGAAAACTTGGCATTACATTCACGCTCGCTCCCGAATCACATATAGCTTTTTCCACTAATTGCCCCCTTATTTCACATGGTATAAAAAATTCTCCGGGGTCTTGCAGCTTCTGAGGAAGACTTCCTTGCATGCCCTTATTCTCTCCTCCAGTGATTGCCACCTCTTCCTTCTCTGTAGACTGAATGTTAGagtgtaggttcttgagatcttcaagacctttttttttttgaaactcagcctgtaattgtAAATATCTCTGGGGGTAGGGGAGTAAAGaaatatcaatgcattgatTTAACTCATACCTCTCAGATTTCTTACCTCGGGTTCTTTTGCTTGGAGTTGGCTTTTCATTCGGAACTTGTGTGAGTTCAACCTCCTTCTCTTCGCTGCCTAACATACCAATCTCCTCATGCTGCATAAAAATGGCATTCACCTCTCTCAGATTTGGATCTGCAGTCTTTTGTACTACGCCTGACGATTGAGACGTAAGTGCATTCGTTATCTGCCCCACTTGTGACTCCAGGATTTTCAATGTCGCACCAATGCTCGCCATGTGTGTCTCAAGGTTGTCCAGTCTAGACTCAGTTCTAGACATCCTTTTACCAGATTCAACCACAAACGTTCCAACTAAATCTtcaaatgatggcttcccttccccatttgatgtgttgaaccccggtggaggattcaacacattcttattgtttgcataagaaaaGTTTTCATGGTTTCGCAAATCAgggtgataagtgttaggggtagggttacctcgatatccgccAAAGCCTCCAAAGTTCTTGTTGTTGATGTATTGCACTTCTTCAGGAATAGGCGACTCTTCGGCAGTCACCAGTGCTACATCAG
This Primulina eburnea isolate SZY01 chromosome 2, ASM2296580v1, whole genome shotgun sequence DNA region includes the following protein-coding sequences:
- the LOC140824240 gene encoding uncharacterized protein gives rise to the protein MADNRENDRQMPPEAIPIRDHFRPVINTHYSGIARGNINANNFELKPALINMIRDQARGWLQSLPLGSITTWEELATKFLAKYFPPAKSAQLKIEISTFRQTELEQLYEAWERYKELLRKCPNHGFEDWVQIELFYNGLNGQTRTTVDAAAGGTIFAKSPAQAYDLLEQMTINSYQWPSERSGVKRTAGVYAVDPITSLTAQVSALTTQIAAMNKAGQSTSDVALVTAEESPIPEEVQYINNKNFGGFGGYRGKPSFEDLVGTFVVESGKRMSRTESRLDNLETHMASIGATLKILESQVGQITNALTSQSSGVVQKTADPNLREVNAIFMQHEEIGMLGSEEKEVELTQVPNEKPTPSKRTRDLKNLHSNIQSTEKEEVAITGGENKGMQGSLPQKLQDPGEFFIPCEIRGQLVEKAICDSGASVNVMPSFLYEKLGLSVIKPTGLSLQMADKSIRTPLGVVEDVELKIDKIRLLADFVVLDTGNSQNVRAILGRPFLATAGAIIDVKRRKMTMEVEGQLVEIKASKIAYNPP